The sequence GCCTTATCATCTCTTTGCcggcttcagtagccgcaatatactcagcttcagttgtagatagtgcaacacacttCTGCANacaattgatattactatagtaaggaattttacattgtgtagtcacgaatactacactcaaagtgactactacacactcaaaaggaacaacactcttttggtttccgtcttactaaaatatcgctcacactctatttttcttcacatactattttcttatatagtctatggaatacctcactttgctctcaaaatggtttttctctctaacttggtgtgttctacaaatgagcaagaatgctctatttatagaaggataaaaccatgcttatgtcactaatgacataggtaaatatagcaaagtcaaaaatggttgcaaatcttaccaatttgccaactaccaaatcttttcttttcaactccaattactattcctttttaacaattgcttgtaccaattgaatagctaaagttgactaaaaaatgggatggattcaacaaatctccccctccagtcccatttactggaagaaggtatcttcaatttctttagagagagctcatacccacaagttctttgcataactcgaacttgtctttcggtatcatcttggtcagcatatctgcaggtttttcacttgtgtgaatctttttgacgtgaaatgattcattctccactttctcacgaatccaatgatatctgacgtcaatgtgttttgttcttgcatggtacatggagttcttgctcaagtctattgcactctggctgtcacaatagacaatatactccatctgattcaaaccaagctcttgaagaaatcgctttagccatatcatctccttgccggcttcagtagccgcaatatactcagcttcagttgtagatagtgcaacacacttctgcaactttgactgccatgatatagctccccctgaaaaagtaaacaaatatccagtagtggattttctgttatcaaggtcacctgccatatcagaatctgtatagcctttcaagattggaCTCGATGCTCcaaacacaagcattcatctgagctttctctaagatacctgagtatcGATTTCACAGCTTCCTAATGCTCTTTTCCCGGATTTTCGAGAAATCTactgacaacaccaactgcgtgagcaatatcaggtctagtgcacaccattgcatacattagacttccgacgacggaggaatatggaactttggACATGctctctttttcctccctagttgtaggacacatcttcttgctcaacttcatatgaccagcaagGGGTATACTAACAggcttagcattcttcatattgaagcgctccagtacgcgttcaatgtacttcttctgggataaataaatcttccttttatctctaagacgagtaattctcatgcccaaaatttgcttgacatgacccaagtctttcatagaaaaagacttacacaactctttctttagctcgtcaatcttggaagtattcttgcccacaatcaacatatcatccacatacaacaaaaggatgataaaatcattgtcagaaattttttgtacaaatacgcaatgatctgaaaaagtcttcttatagccctgctcccccataacagattcaaactttttttaccactgtctgggagcttgtttgaggccatagagactctttttgagtttgcatacaaaattttctttaccatctactttgaagccctcaggttgttccatataaatctcttcttctaggtcaccgtgaaggaaagccgtcttcacatccatctgctcaatctctaaattaagactagcagccaaacctagaactgtgcgaatcgaggacattttcacaacaggagaaaatatttcgtcaaagtcaatacctttcctttgaccgaatcccttaacaaccaatctagctttgtacctgggcttcaagttgtgttcttcaactttaactttgaacacccacttgttcttcaaagctctcatgcccttaggcaattttaccaactcataagtgtggttctcatgcaaagacttcatctcgtcttgcatggcttcaatccattgattcttgtgctcatcttccatggcctcctcataacattcaggttctcccccgtcagtgagtaacacatactcattgggtgaataacgggaggaaggaaaccgctgtcttgtggacctccgaagcggaatatttgattcgtccacaacttcatgagcaacaggatcatcaataacaatatcattgttattatcaacatcaacatgttgattcgatacatgattctgggcgtcaccatgattatcaaacccaacaacatcatgcacacttgtgtgaggaacttcatcatgatgaactataccatcaaaatttgaagattctaccttctccgctttgtcaatatcttcaattgtttgattctccatgaaaataatatcacggcttctcacaagtttcttttcaattggatcatatagcctgtaaccaaattcatctaggccatatccaatgaagatgcattgccttgtcttggcatctaactttgacctctcatctttcggcacatgtacaaaagctttgcaaccaaatactctcaaatggtcataggaaacatcctttccataccaaacactatttggtacatcactttgcaaagcaacagcaggagatagattaataacatgtgcagcggtcaataaagcctcaccccaaaatgagtttggcaactttgcttcagaaagcaaacatctaactctttccatcaaggtcctgttcatcctctcagccaaaccattaagctgaggagtcttgggaggagtcttctggtgtctaataccttgatgcttgcagtattcgtcaaatggtccacaatattcaccaccattatcagtacgaatacatttcaatttctttccagtttctctttcaactgaagcctgaaactgcttaaagacacctaacacttggtctttagtcttcaagacatagacccaaagttttctcgagcaatcatcaatgaaagtgacaaagtaaagtgcaccacccaatgtctttgtcttcattggaccacataaatcagagtgcactaactcaagcaactctgtctttctcgaaggagggtaggacttaaaggaaactctattttgtttaccagccaagcagtgctcacatttttctaatttagcactttggaaatttgacaataatttcttcttggctagaacattaagtcctttctcgctAATGTGGCTAAGCCTCTTCTGCCATAATGTTGAAGAGTTATCGCTCTCAACtgcattcaccatatcaacacaagcagaGGCCGTAGTCCAATATAGACCACGACgtttgttaccacgagccacagccaaggaacccttaatgagcttccattttccatcaccgatggtactaacatatccttcatcatctaaaacacgaacagaaattaggtgcagatgaacatcaggagcatgtttcacattgttcaaaactagtttagttccaacactagtttccaaacaaattgtaccaataccaaccaccctagaaacagtctcattacccatactcaaggttccaaaatcaccaggagtgtaggaagagaaaaaatccttccttgatgtcacatgagatgcggcaccagtgtccacaacccagcttgactcatcacaagcaatatttatcatgtttgcatcaagaacggtaacaagatcttcggtggtgatggtggctaggcaattttcattgccatcttgtttagtttcctctttgttattgttctccctcttcaacttcctgcagaacttctttgtgtgccctttcatgccacaatgatagcactcaatatccttaagtcttcctttggatttgctcctattttgttctctatgctAAGAACCACGAGTTTTATTTCTATCCCTAgggccagttatcaggacatccgacgaagaggaaccttgagtttttcttctcatctcttcgttcaagacactactcttggcggaatccatagagatcacaccatccagagcagaatttgacaatgacgTTCTAAATGATTCCCATGAatctggtagggaaccaagtagaagcaaaccttgaatttcttcatcaaatttgatgcccatagcagataattggttcttaatcccctgaaaattattcagatggtctgtcattggagaaccatcatgatatttcaaactcaacatcttctttattaagaacattttgttgttgccagtctttcgagcatacaaactttcaagatgctcccatagggttcgagcatgtgtttccccagaaatatggttcaacacattatcgtcgacccattgcctaatgaatccacaaacctgtctatgcaacagattccactcttcatcttttatattatcaggctttacagtggtaaatactggtttATAAAAATTCTTGACATAAAGCAGATTTTCCATTTTCCCCttccaaatgacataattaacaccattcaaagtaaccattctacttgtgttggcttccattgttttcccaaaaaatatagttatcgcaaatcaaagtaaatcttttctgatgtggaagttcagactgtgctgcaaccacagagcatactcagataaaaccttggctgtgataccagtttgttgggaaaacgcggacaagcacaaaagtatatacggtaaaagtaatggaaataaaatgggaaaataacgacaccaagaattttacgtggaaacctttctgaataagggaaaaaaccacgggccaagaggaacaattgatattactatagtaaagAATtatacactgtgtagtcacgaataccacactcaaagtgactactacacactcaaaaggaacaacactcttttggtttccgtcttactaaaatatcgctcacactctatttttcttcacagactattttcttatatagtctatggaatacctcactttgctctcaaaatggtttttctctctaacttggtgtgttctacaaatgagcaagaatgctctatttatagaaagataaaaccatgcttatgtcactaatgacatatgtaaacatagcaaagtcaagaacggttgcaaatcttaccaatttgccaactaccaaatcttttcttttcaactccaattactattcctttttaacaattgcttgtaccaattgaatagctaaagttgactaaaacaatgggatggattcaacacaTTCTCCACATCATGTTCGGGGATTAGAATCTCTCTCTTTCAGGCTCTTTCTGTTGCACGAAATATATGCATGAATTGAGGCTTGATTGAAATGGTTCTGCTCGCCCAAAACGCAAAAACTGAAGAATCAAGAAGATTTAACAAGTTAGAGAATCCAGATGTTAGTAATATGAAGTATAAGAGGATGAAGAGAGAACTGAATCTTATTTCGTGAGAGAATATCCCATTTACATTGTAGATGTTGTCTATATATACACCATCTGACTTGTTAATTACAATGATCATAAGTTGATTAGTTGTAACTAACTACACAGTCATAATTTAACTAACATGCTTAGTCCTCTAGTTTAATCAGAAAGCCTGTAATTAATCTCCTTAATTGTTGCATAAACTGACATAGAGTGTGCATCAGTTCTACAAAGTCAATGAAAATAGTAATTCTTGGTATATTGTTATTTCCCATTCAAAATGACTAGTCTTCTTAAAGGCAGCAAACATGCTAACTGGAACTAATGTTTTCATTCATAATGGTTCAAACACCACATCATACACAAGTTCCATGTTTAAAAACAAGACGACGATATTGTGTTGCACCTCTCAGTCCAAAAAAAATCTAATGAAATCGTGAGCCCtgctcaattttctttttcctacAATATTGTGTTtacagttttttttaaaaaaacaattttatttttttggcaatAATAGTgttttaaaacaaacaaaaaaagaagttcAGTTTTTTTGGGAGTCCTAGTTGTAATGTActacaaagaaaacaaagagaaataAGAGTCTTACTAGGAAACAGACAGCCAAACATAACatcaataagaataaaaaagaaagagttatACAAGGAAACAGAGCGAAACAGGACATCAATAAATAAGAGgccaaaagaaaataaactttaGGCCTtcggcattatgaattcttccaGCAAAATACCtcatgatataatatttgaaatattctcATGGCTTCCTGTCAAGTCGTTAATGTGTTTAAAGTGTGTTTCCACATTGTGTAAATCAATTGTACCGGAATCAGATTTTTTGGATATCCATAGATGTCGTTCTACTGGGACAAAATTCATCTGAAAGGAGAAGAAGTTTATTACACCGCGGAGGAAAAGGAAGATGGAAAAGAATCTGCCTCCCTTCTTCAAgttgataaatttaataatatttacaatcGTATCCCTACAAATTCTCATTTCAGTTCATGCGTTAATGGATTATTTTGTTATTGGAGATCATCATCTATCCTAATTTTCAATCCCAGCACAAAAGAACTAAGATTTCTGCCCCATTTAAAGAAACATATTCTTTGGTGTAACTATTCATTAGGTTTTGAGCCAAAAGAAAACAAGTACAAAGTTGTCTCAGCAGAATATCATGCTCAAGAAGGATACATAAAATACTGGATTTTCACTTTAGGCATAGACAAATCATGGAGAGAGACTCAAAGCGTTTTATCTTGTTTTCCGTCTACTAGTCCCAGTGTTTGCATTAGTGGAGTTATCTATCAGTTCATCTATGAGTCTGTTATAAATGGTTACAAATCTGCTATTGTTGCATTTGAtgttaaatctgaaaattatgaAATCATTGCATTGTCGGAAGCATTCAGGATGCACTGTCACGAGCTGATAGAGGTGATGGGTAAATTAGCAACCATAGATTATGATTATGAAAGCAGGCAAAGTGGATATTTGGACATGTGGATTTTAGATTAGACTCCAAGAAAACAATGGGAGAGACATATCATTCGTTTTCCCTTGATATGGATTGATAAAAAACCTATAGTTTTATCATCCTGCACTCCTAGTAATGGGGAGATTGTATTTTTCATGTACTTAAGTCCAAGAGTTGTCAGTTGTTTCTCTTATGATGTCATAAGAAAGAGTAGGAGGGAATTAAAAATCAAGGGTTTTCCAAAGGAAAACAACATCAACGGCATTTATAGTTATGTTGAAAGTCTTGTTTCCTTTGGATAATTTTGTTCAAACTGAAAGGCATCACAAGTGCTTGTTTgtcctttttcttttgaatttggGTAAAATAAACCTATAGGATCATAGCATTGGTAATAAAAGTCTCAGAATAGAAATATATTACATTTATAGTTATGTTGAAAGACTCGTTTTCTTTGGATTGTTTTGAGTTTTAGTGTAGGTACTTATTTCAccccttctttttcttgttgttcTCTACATTGTAGATGTTGTCAATATGTACACCGGCTGACTAGTTAAAAACAATAACTAACTACAACAGTCATTAAGCTTGGATTTTGTAAGATATTGACGCTGCACTTTACTTAGGCTCAGCTGGTTGGAATGTACTCAATTTTCTCTAACAAAGTGACAGTTGATCATCTAAATCTTTGATTAGTCCAATTTGAGACTCTAATTTAATCACAAAGCCTGTAATTGACCTCCTGTAATGCTTGGAAGGAAAAACACCTTTGTTCAAGTATCATAACctatcatatatcatatcatatattattataagtaggAACAAAAAAGTTTAAAGTTGAAATACCAAAATAACCCTATATAGTTGAGTTACTACAATAATaccattatattattattattattattattattattattattattattattattatttaaaaaatagtaatttaagTTCCATAACAGAAAACTTTTTGCATACCACTAAAATGTTACCGTAATTATTTGAAGTGCATTTATGAGTATTCCGTTCGCCATTATCATTGAGTTGCAttaacaatttttcttcttaattgcTGAATGTTGAGCACTTAAAACAATTACcgttttagattaaaaaatcttaaaCATTAGAGCATATGAAGAGAGAGGTAAGAGCATATGGAAAGATTCatacaatatcaatattaattgaAGAGAATACATGATTAGATGtcacaatttattatttttcacttcTTAATGACTTTAATTGCTAAACTTTTTAGCTTCTACAATTAAATACATTcattcacaacctttcatataCACAATTTCTCTCTTTATAAATTCAATAGAAAATACTAGTCCATTACACTTTATATTTTCACATCGTATAGTTTTTATGTAATCTTTTACTAAttggtcattttttttcttattgatatATTGCTTTGTTTAATTAACTTCTTTCATTTTGTATGGAAATATAGTGTTAGATATTTGACAATCTCGACAAATCATATAATTGAAGTAGTAATCTTTTATTTTACCAATAAATAtagtgtatcccacatgattaaaagaaaaagtttttatcaaTACAATCAGAAATTCTTCAGATTCTATTGATCTTTGCAAGTTGCAATCTTAGTTGAATGTTTTACcagaaacatcatttttaccctttaaatattgtataatgcatcaattattctaaaataattatataatttaaaatattgatattaaataaCATGAGACACACGTGCAACGTACGTGTTCGAGAActaatatgtatgtatataggaggaaaagagaagaaataggAAAGTGTGGGGTTGTTGGGCAGGGGTGTGAGGTGGGGTTGGGGGTTGGNCATAATTGTTACACATTCACGTATGATTCGAGACGTAATATAAGTAGTTTAAATCGATAGTTGTCTATATGATGCAAGCATTAGTGACTGAGTCGAAGGTGTATAGTAGGAAGTTTACTATAATAAAGGCATTAGTATATGATTCCACATCTGAAACTCGTAATTCATagatcatataaatataataatttttattgaattttgagtAAATTCAATAAGTACTTAGTAAGACTTGACAACTTccattattttgtattttagcCTTTGTACTCtttcaaaatgaaatataaattaaaatcattacGCGTTTACGAAGAATTCGAGCCGTAATATAAATAGTTTTTGTAGATAGTCGTTTATATGATGCAAGCATTAGTAATTGAGCTTAAAATGAAATGTATGAAACTTACTTTAACGAGTGAACCATAGGTCACAGGATGACAATTTTTATCGTTACTCCAAAACTCTTTTCTATTTTAACTAGATTTAGTAAGTAAATAGATTTACCATTCCTTTccaatttatattctttttaattccTTATAGTCAATATGAACAAAatctagtattattataagtgggaagctccaaagtcaaaagttgaattaccatttttctcttttattaaattaaaatttgattaactatttaattaaatacaaatattttgatTACATGATAGTAAAATTTAAGTCCTTAAGctctttaataattaaattattattttcttgattaaaacaaaatattataaagtataatattaattaaatattaaaaaaatactccTATCATATTTATTAACGAGTCTAAGTTCAAATAATCTCATATTtggagaaaatgaaaagtctCATTACAGAATCTCATAATAATGTTAAAGGAGAGCAGTTACAATTAAACTCTTCAACTTTTGCTAGCTTTTAGTGAGATCTctacaatttatttttcatgatattgatgaattgcTAAAAAATTGCAAGAGGTTTACTGTTAACCAGCTTCTCTGCCTTGATGCTCAAATTGCACATTTGATTCAAACAAACAAAGGTAAGTAACAATCTATTTGACATGGTACTGCTTGCGATAAGTTTATGTAATGTAAATCTTGACTTTTTATTGAACACCATGAATGAACAAGGAAGTAaattaaatcatcatattatcatgtgAAAGTacgttaaatttttttataaaaaaactgaTAAGATAggagtttaaaatttattgtcCGATGAATACTTTTCAAGTTATGACTTTTTGGTAGTTGGGGCACGAAAATGATAAGGAGAATTtattgattataaattatttatgtatttatatgcaTAATATTTGTTCTTCATCATAATTaaccatttatttttaattcatttggaTTATAGAATTTAGaggtattttaatttttgtgaaatgaaaatgttatctttttcttttgtcaCTTTGGTGTTACACTTTCAATCTCACTCtacaatttttgtatttatttcattaattattattctCTTTGAATTTTCGAGACTACGAggataaaaatattgaagtgTCATCTTGACGTAAAATGCGTGGTTAGCTAAGAAAAGATGAACATTTTTTCTGATAGTGcaagttaattttaaatttcacttAATCTAATGAAGCATTTCTAAATCTAAACAAATCCTATTATTTGTGCTCTATTTGGGGTtttgtaataatatatatgtctgttcatattttttttttgtaaatttgttaaatattttacatgcatttattaaatttagagAAAGAATGTAACATTTTGATTTTTCTCCTTCCGTCCAATGATAGTTGATAGTATTTTTGGGATGTCCACCAAACTTTGTCTACTTTATGAAATCAATGTATAATTTTACATTTAGTTCCTAATTTACCCTtatcatcaattatatttatttccttattacatttttcaagacattgtatttattatattcaaatagtgatataattaaattaatcttcaatatataatttcttaagAAGGGTATAAAATCAAGGAAATAGTGGATAAATATTGTTGGATAGATGGagtaatattttgtattttgcagaaattttataataattgagGGGTAACGTGCAACGTACGTTCCTCAAAACTAGTTCACAAAAAACACATGATTAGCAGGATCATTCAATATTGACAAATCCAGTTCCGTTATCACTCCTTTTTATTACATCAGACTTCAATTTTAACACAAACATCCATTTTCTACAATGTTGAGCAAAACGAAGATGGAAAAGACTCTGACTCCTttcttaaaattgagatatttaATGAACTCTATGATGCATATTCTTATTTGGGTTTGGATTGCATTAACTGTTCCAATTCTACATCCATCCTCAAAAACATGCTGGATATCGAGTTGAAAGCAATATGTATATTGCTGAATCTCCTTCTTCTTGATCTAGTGTTGCTTGTGGTACCTCATCAACGCCGCCACAATCTATTGAGAGTGCAAATCCACgtagtccatcattcctttggTATGAACTGTTCTGAAACGTAtcaaattgttttcttttgggAAGACATCCAACGAGATGATTGTTGAGAGAGATGTAAGTTGTTGGGGAATTTCTCCGCTGATTTTGTTGGATGAGAGATCCAATGATTCAAGATCCCGTCCCTTTATTGTAATTGCAACCAAGTCGACTACAGACATATCCTCTACAGAATTTATTACTGGAGTTATATTCCAAATGAATCGAAAAACGAAGCAAGCTACACAAATAAAATCATCATCGGTGATCCAAATGAAGGAATGAGGACACAACATCTAgaaaaaatgattcaaatatggcTCTCATCTCTTAATTTGAACCAAAAAGGATTGATGAAATTCTTTGTATTTATCAGTTGAAGATGAACTTGTAAAACTAGAACGTTTAGAGAAAAAAATGGGGGGTCATATTAAAACAAAGGGAGtataaaataaatcaactattttcaattcattttgataattggggccaaaatatttttttaatgaaattgtgCTCTGCTCAATATTGTGTTTAgagtttataaaaaaacaatttcaatt comes from Solanum pennellii chromosome 1, SPENNV200 and encodes:
- the LOC114075617 gene encoding putative F-box protein At4g38870 gives rise to the protein MSFYWDKIHLKGEEVYYTAEEKEDGKESASLLQVDKFNNIYNRIPTNSHFSSCVNGLFCYWRSSSILIFNPSTKELRFLPHLKKHILWCNYSLGFEPKENKYKVVSAEYHAQEGYIKYWIFTLGIDKSWRETQSVLSCFPSTSPSVCISGVIYQFIYESVINGYKSAIVAFDVKSENYEIIALSEAFRMHCHELIEVMGKLATIDYDYESRQSGYLDMWILD